A single region of the Deefgea piscis genome encodes:
- the cadR gene encoding Cd(II)/Pb(II)-responsive transcriptional regulator — MKIGELAKLAQCSVETIRFYEKEGLLPTTERTQGNFRVYGSAHIERLRFIRNCRALDMSHEEIHTLLRLADQGGDGCSAINDVFDEHIAHVDTRIKELEQLKQQLAELRQNCQSNHNPCGILQGLAEMETPSKPDKKRTHLG; from the coding sequence ATGAAAATCGGCGAACTAGCCAAGCTGGCGCAATGCTCGGTTGAAACTATTCGGTTTTATGAAAAAGAAGGGCTACTGCCCACGACGGAGCGAACGCAGGGTAATTTTCGGGTCTATGGCTCCGCGCATATTGAGCGCCTGCGTTTTATCCGCAATTGCCGCGCCCTCGATATGAGCCACGAAGAAATCCACACCTTGCTGCGCTTGGCCGATCAAGGTGGCGATGGTTGTAGCGCGATTAATGATGTGTTTGACGAGCACATCGCCCACGTAGACACCCGCATCAAAGAACTCGAACAGCTCAAACAACAACTCGCCGAGCTACGCCAAAACTGCCAAAGCAATCACAACCCTTGCGGTATTTTGCAAGGATTAGCCGAAATGGAAACCCCCAGCAAACCCGACAAAAAACGCACGCATCTTGGGTGA
- a CDS encoding aminotransferase class I/II-fold pyridoxal phosphate-dependent enzyme: protein MSITSKLKDQLIQQALERKLKNAEAPIARPAARDDIPEAFYRFHLHPGYLQLRIINEGAKKMGIASPFFKQHDGIAGAVSQIDGQPFINFASYNYLDLNQHPAVHQAAKDAIDQYGVSVSASRVVSGERPIHRELERAIADAYGVDDAVTFVSGHATNVSTIGHLFGPKDLVLHDELIHNSALQGILLSGAKRLPFAHNNYAALDEILSTQRRQFERVLIVVEGIYSMDGDFPDLPKLIEIKNRHRALLMVDEAHSFGVMGPTGMGIREHFGIAGQDVDIWMGTLSKTLSACGGYIAGEAALIEHLKFLAPGFLYSVGMPAPVAAAALAALNCMQQENQRVQTLQARGQYFLTQAKQRGIDTGHSAGLAIIPAIVGSSLKAARLSAALFAQGMNVQPILYPAVPEKAARLRFFISCEHSEQQIDATLDALQAALRT from the coding sequence ATGAGTATCACCAGCAAATTGAAAGACCAGCTGATTCAGCAAGCGCTAGAGCGCAAGCTTAAAAACGCCGAAGCGCCCATCGCTCGCCCCGCTGCGCGCGACGATATCCCCGAAGCGTTTTATCGTTTTCATCTGCATCCGGGCTATTTGCAGCTGCGTATCATCAATGAAGGCGCCAAAAAAATGGGCATTGCCAGCCCATTTTTTAAGCAACACGACGGCATCGCTGGCGCGGTCAGCCAAATCGACGGCCAGCCGTTTATCAACTTTGCCAGCTACAACTACCTCGATTTAAATCAGCACCCCGCAGTGCACCAAGCAGCCAAAGACGCGATTGATCAATATGGCGTTTCGGTCTCGGCCAGCCGCGTGGTCTCTGGCGAGCGGCCTATTCACCGTGAGCTGGAGCGCGCCATTGCCGATGCCTATGGCGTCGATGATGCAGTGACTTTTGTTAGTGGCCACGCCACCAATGTCAGCACCATCGGCCATTTATTTGGCCCTAAAGACTTGGTGCTGCATGACGAACTAATTCACAACAGCGCCTTGCAAGGCATTTTGCTGTCGGGCGCCAAACGCCTACCGTTTGCCCACAATAATTACGCCGCGCTGGACGAAATTCTCAGCACACAGCGCCGCCAATTTGAGCGCGTCTTGATTGTGGTTGAAGGCATTTACAGCATGGACGGGGATTTTCCCGATCTGCCTAAACTCATCGAAATCAAAAATCGTCACCGCGCCTTGCTGATGGTCGATGAAGCGCATTCATTTGGCGTAATGGGGCCAACCGGCATGGGCATCCGCGAGCATTTTGGCATTGCCGGGCAAGACGTTGATATCTGGATGGGCACACTGAGCAAAACGCTATCGGCGTGCGGCGGCTATATCGCAGGCGAAGCAGCGTTGATCGAGCATTTAAAGTTTTTGGCACCCGGATTTTTATACAGCGTGGGCATGCCAGCGCCTGTTGCCGCTGCGGCCTTGGCGGCGCTCAACTGCATGCAGCAAGAAAACCAACGCGTGCAAACGCTACAAGCACGCGGCCAATACTTTTTGACGCAAGCCAAACAACGCGGCATCGACACCGGCCACAGCGCAGGCTTGGCGATTATCCCTGCGATTGTTGGCAGCTCACTCAAAGCCGCGCGTTTATCAGCAGCGCTATTTGCGCAAGGGATGAATGTGCAGCCGATTCTTTACCCCGCCGTGCCAGAAAAAGCCGCGCGACTGCGATTTTTTATTAGCTGCGAGCACAGCGAGCAACAAATCGACGCCACGCTCGACGCACTGCAAGCAGCATTACGCACTTAA
- a CDS encoding 2-oxo acid dehydrogenase subunit E2, with protein MAKYSLIFRQLITELLAAKAPAIEQKIPVERHLIEDILREGRRKNNIHLVSEFCSDTAQQYRKEHGISLTSWIAKGLACAIHEDLAIQSSLRGKSTRVIFQDVDIAVMIERQLADQSYQPLHYIIRNAGSKSLAQIQAELSQAKTGEIGNGGPLTALELAFFKLPSWLRKPVWWWLRYDPYSRKQMLGTVGITSNGMFAKGAAVILPISPLSLSLSIGGASQRIVASGEQFKTSEYIQLNLTADHDVTDGAPLMRFATRLTTILEQGHSELR; from the coding sequence ATGGCCAAGTATTCGCTGATTTTTCGGCAGCTGATCACCGAACTATTGGCGGCCAAAGCGCCCGCCATCGAACAAAAAATCCCGGTCGAGCGCCACCTGATCGAGGATATTTTGCGCGAAGGTCGGCGCAAAAATAATATCCACCTAGTGAGCGAATTTTGCAGCGACACCGCGCAGCAATACCGCAAAGAGCACGGCATCTCACTCACCAGCTGGATTGCCAAAGGCTTGGCGTGCGCAATTCATGAAGATTTGGCGATTCAGTCGAGTTTGCGTGGCAAAAGCACGCGGGTGATTTTTCAAGATGTTGATATCGCCGTGATGATAGAACGGCAACTCGCCGACCAATCCTACCAGCCCCTGCATTACATCATTCGCAACGCGGGCAGCAAAAGTCTAGCGCAAATCCAAGCCGAATTAAGCCAAGCCAAAACCGGCGAAATCGGCAACGGCGGGCCACTCACCGCCTTAGAATTGGCGTTTTTTAAGCTGCCTAGCTGGCTTAGAAAACCAGTGTGGTGGTGGCTGCGCTATGACCCCTATTCGCGCAAGCAAATGCTCGGCACTGTGGGTATTACCTCAAACGGCATGTTTGCCAAAGGCGCAGCGGTGATACTCCCCATATCGCCACTGAGCCTCAGTTTGTCCATCGGCGGCGCCAGCCAGCGCATCGTCGCCAGCGGCGAGCAATTTAAAACCAGCGAATATATACAGCTCAACCTCACCGCCGACCACGACGTCACCGACGGCGCCCCCCTCATGCGCTTCGCCACCCGCCTCACCACGATCCTAGAACAAGGTCACTCGGAACTGCGGTAA
- a CDS encoding type I polyketide synthase has product MTKRVAILGYSHRLPNSTGNSYWDNLLNEEDLITEVEAGRWSKEAFLHANKNHAGTSYTFKAGSIGDISGFDAGFFGIAPREAAQMDPQQRILLELSWEALENAGIKPSTIRGSQCGVYIGIASADYSYRLADDLAAIDSAVATGNTASIAANRLSYALDLRGPSMAIDTACSSSMVAFHQACQSIISGENTQALAGGISLHLHPYGFIIFSKASMLSKKGHCNVFDEAGDGYVRSEGGGIFVLKDYDLALADGDPIIAVVAHSGVNTDGKKNGLTVPSCTAQAELLKQTYAKAGIAASEIDYLEAHGTGTAVGDPIETRAIGLALGQHRSSESPLLIGSVKSNLGHLEAASGVAGLVKALHCIQYRLVPATIGIKKLNPKIKFTELNLKVVTQAQPLKATGRLVIGVNSFGFGGANAHVILESAPPATASASATPAQALPIILSARAAAALPAAASDLNDYLAKTPDYNVYDLAYQLALRREQHPHQVMAFCQTPSEVSAFLSQVIEQSEQVLGGKSIAKAQGPVFVFSGNGSQWASMGRSLLASNAVFQQAIAEVDAHFMPLSGYGLQDEIAGRNGQDSDNRYAQTEIAQPALFAIQVGLVQMLRSQGITPSAVTGHSVGEVAAAWAAGALTLKDATAVIYHRSRMQGQTKGSGQMTAVAMSESEMHALLAECGLNIAIAGINSTRGITLAGEVNALTQIEAQLALRNIRFKRLDLDYAFHSAKMDPIEDDLIAALSHIKPQLNSIAFYSTVTGELLSGEQLNAQYWWHNIRQPVQFENAINAINQTGANVFLEVGPHSVLRSYILETLKNNACEGLVVGTLSKTEHGENKVFSAMASIIASGCDIDWATQFPTPGQFMQLPNYPWQRERLWINTSTESIGQLSRDMLHPLLGYALKQHTSSWENQLDTIKNTVLADHIVGDAVVFPGTGYVELALAAANQHTQSALIEIEELEILAPLILAESPAKLVRTVISGQQIHISARDYCGEDVWTSHAKARIKPEPNALLLAQSHIQIPQRGVDFNCASHQALTQAAGLDYGAAFLCVEHGWIDGNQVIAKLQYPSELQVELADYHLHPALLDCTFQLIIQLLQDEMAALSGVAFVPTKIGRIAFASNANPPAFAQLTLIQRAPHSLTADFIICDAAGDVIVAIKEARFRSVRLRKTQHDALHLLHYRGQAAPLPAQQLPQLPVSALAASLQQHVASLSEQAEFNRYLNEVEPLLDSLASHSNIELLGELDTTNNSERYLNCLAIAAKDQLIERHGEQWQRSANCDDGISANAIWQVLVSEYSAYFHSIHAIGLAKIRHQADFDPSAAQPQLAASDYPALWRAALGGQRQQALAKQIADLLAEHAAKLDIGQRLSILEVAAGAPIFAQEAASQLDLAHCDYGFATPSDDTLAELAQWRQQLPDLRIEKIPAIDQIERTVPLGVDLAIVSLDFSDVSSAKAAIAYASAQLAPQGKLLLIGRHRSQWLDFVCADLAQPLENPSEYWANHLSQQGYCCADVIEVAPDRYTDLFFQIASIDQAAPIAVAASAKTPCLVLIEPTQIDDAAHKLWLTELQQQLSVQGIDAELHQANSDQPLNAVVSQLFSAQRGHIIVHPGYSPASDSLSVLAQQTQRCGQLAQLLNAVEQSQCAADCWIITQGATDLTPTAPALDRADSALWGFARTLLNEASDAAFHLIDFASNNPAIQTAALAREITAHSPEQEVIIDANGARFVPRLQLVPAAHSEKTAASDGEIIQLGFEFPGQLRNLRWATTTPAPLAADQIDIDVVATGLNFRDVMYALGLLSDEAVENGFAGPTLGLEFAGVVRQVGADVVGYQVGDEVVGFGPSSFANRVRTQSSAIAKIPAGISFAAAATIPSVFFTVYYALQHLARLEPGEKILIHGAAGGVGIAAIQLAKHLGAEIYATAGSDEKRAFLQQMGVQHIYDSRSLSYADEILRDTADLGVDVVLNSLAGEAINRNFSVLKPFGRFLELGKRDFYENSKIGLRPFRNNISYFGIDADQMMQVRPALTQRLFTEVMALFGEGVLSPLPYQVFDAEQIVDAFRHMQQAKQIGKIVVTYSHGLMAQHAAPQPAALQLSAEGSYLVTGGLAGFGLKTAQWLADKGAKNLVLISRSGPSAPEAQAAIAALRLRGVKVLPLACDVTQLAELAQVFAHFGQTMPPLKGIVHAAVVIDDALIRNTEPAQINKVLAPKMLGADYLHQLSAPLDLDFFVLYSSATTIFGNPGQASYVAANHYMEALAQQRRAQGLPATSVCWGAIDDVGFLARNEKIKDALQNRMGGKALSSDQALNYLEQMLIEQSSGLSVLELDWPALARFLPSAKTPKFSAIARRMQTSEQNDESGDIQSLIDTLSDTELHATFVSMLKQEVAQILRVNADKIDASGSLYDIGLDSLMGVELVVALEERFGTRLPVMALSESPTINKLADRLILQLKHHDAANDDATLAQVQHLSAVHGASSETDSHALASQISQQSTTRIIQ; this is encoded by the coding sequence ATGACAAAACGCGTTGCCATCCTCGGTTATTCTCACAGACTGCCTAATTCAACCGGTAATAGCTACTGGGATAATCTTCTGAATGAAGAAGATCTAATTACCGAAGTCGAGGCTGGCCGCTGGTCTAAAGAAGCATTTCTCCACGCCAATAAAAACCACGCTGGCACCAGCTACACCTTTAAAGCCGGTTCAATTGGCGATATTTCTGGTTTTGACGCGGGCTTTTTTGGTATTGCCCCGCGCGAAGCGGCGCAAATGGACCCGCAACAACGCATTTTGCTTGAGCTCAGTTGGGAAGCCTTAGAAAACGCAGGCATCAAGCCATCAACGATTCGTGGCAGCCAGTGCGGCGTATATATTGGCATTGCCAGCGCAGATTATTCCTATCGTTTAGCCGACGATTTAGCCGCGATTGATTCAGCCGTTGCCACCGGTAACACCGCCAGCATTGCCGCCAACCGACTCTCCTACGCGCTGGATTTACGTGGCCCGAGCATGGCGATTGATACCGCCTGTTCGTCCTCAATGGTGGCTTTTCATCAAGCCTGCCAATCGATTATTTCTGGTGAAAACACCCAAGCCTTAGCGGGCGGCATCAGCCTGCATTTGCACCCTTATGGCTTTATTATTTTCTCCAAAGCCTCAATGCTGTCCAAAAAAGGCCATTGCAATGTCTTTGATGAAGCAGGCGATGGCTATGTGCGCTCAGAAGGCGGCGGGATTTTTGTCTTAAAAGATTATGATTTAGCCCTTGCCGATGGCGATCCGATTATTGCCGTGGTCGCGCATTCGGGCGTCAATACCGACGGCAAAAAAAATGGCCTCACCGTACCTAGCTGCACCGCGCAAGCCGAGCTACTTAAGCAAACCTACGCCAAAGCCGGCATCGCGGCCAGCGAGATTGATTATCTTGAAGCACACGGCACCGGCACTGCAGTCGGCGATCCAATCGAAACCCGCGCCATTGGCCTCGCACTTGGCCAACACCGCAGCAGCGAATCGCCATTACTCATTGGCTCGGTCAAAAGTAATCTTGGCCATTTAGAAGCCGCCTCGGGCGTAGCGGGTTTAGTCAAAGCCTTGCATTGCATCCAATACCGCTTGGTGCCAGCAACGATTGGCATTAAAAAACTCAATCCAAAAATTAAATTTACTGAGCTCAACCTTAAAGTCGTCACCCAAGCGCAGCCATTAAAAGCCACTGGCCGCTTAGTGATTGGCGTGAATTCCTTTGGTTTTGGTGGCGCCAATGCCCATGTGATTTTAGAAAGCGCACCACCAGCTACTGCCAGCGCGTCAGCAACGCCAGCGCAAGCATTGCCAATTATTTTAAGCGCTCGCGCTGCCGCCGCCTTGCCTGCTGCTGCGAGCGATCTAAATGACTACCTCGCCAAAACGCCCGATTACAACGTTTATGATCTGGCTTACCAGCTGGCATTGCGCCGCGAGCAACACCCGCATCAAGTGATGGCGTTTTGCCAAACGCCAAGCGAAGTCAGTGCATTTTTAAGTCAAGTGATTGAGCAATCTGAGCAAGTTCTTGGCGGAAAAAGCATCGCCAAAGCCCAAGGGCCGGTGTTTGTTTTCTCGGGCAATGGCTCGCAATGGGCCAGCATGGGCCGATCTTTACTCGCCAGCAACGCCGTATTTCAACAAGCGATTGCCGAAGTTGACGCGCATTTTATGCCGCTCAGCGGCTATGGATTACAAGACGAAATCGCCGGGCGCAATGGTCAAGATAGCGACAATCGCTATGCACAAACCGAGATCGCCCAACCGGCACTGTTTGCGATTCAAGTAGGCCTAGTGCAAATGCTGCGCAGCCAAGGCATTACGCCAAGCGCCGTAACTGGGCATAGCGTGGGTGAAGTGGCTGCCGCGTGGGCCGCTGGCGCGCTAACGCTCAAAGACGCCACCGCAGTGATTTATCATCGCAGCCGTATGCAAGGCCAAACCAAAGGCAGCGGACAAATGACCGCCGTCGCCATGAGCGAAAGCGAAATGCATGCGCTATTAGCCGAATGCGGCCTCAACATTGCCATTGCTGGCATTAATAGCACACGGGGTATTACGCTGGCTGGCGAAGTAAATGCATTAACTCAAATCGAAGCACAACTCGCTCTGCGTAATATCCGCTTTAAACGCCTTGATTTGGATTACGCATTTCACAGCGCAAAAATGGATCCAATTGAAGACGATTTAATTGCCGCACTAAGCCACATTAAACCGCAATTAAATAGCATTGCATTTTATTCCACTGTAACCGGTGAATTACTCAGCGGCGAACAACTCAATGCCCAATATTGGTGGCATAACATCCGCCAACCGGTGCAATTTGAAAATGCCATTAATGCGATTAATCAAACTGGTGCAAATGTCTTTTTAGAAGTCGGCCCACATAGCGTATTGCGCTCGTATATTTTAGAAACGCTAAAAAATAATGCTTGCGAAGGTTTGGTCGTTGGCACATTAAGCAAAACCGAACACGGCGAAAATAAAGTCTTTAGCGCCATGGCCAGCATCATCGCCAGTGGCTGTGACATCGACTGGGCGACGCAATTTCCAACGCCCGGGCAATTTATGCAATTACCCAATTACCCGTGGCAACGCGAACGCTTATGGATCAATACCAGCACCGAATCCATCGGCCAACTGAGCCGCGATATGCTGCACCCCTTGCTGGGCTACGCGCTCAAGCAACACACTAGCAGCTGGGAAAACCAACTCGACACCATCAAAAACACCGTACTGGCCGATCATATCGTTGGCGACGCGGTGGTTTTCCCTGGCACTGGCTATGTGGAGCTGGCGCTGGCAGCGGCCAACCAGCACACCCAAAGTGCACTGATTGAAATTGAAGAATTAGAAATCCTCGCGCCGCTGATTTTAGCCGAATCCCCGGCCAAGCTCGTTCGCACCGTGATTAGCGGGCAACAAATCCACATCAGTGCGCGGGACTATTGTGGTGAAGACGTCTGGACCAGCCATGCCAAAGCGCGCATTAAGCCCGAACCTAATGCGCTGTTACTCGCGCAAAGCCACATTCAAATTCCGCAGCGCGGCGTCGATTTTAATTGCGCCAGCCATCAAGCGCTGACTCAAGCGGCGGGGCTGGATTACGGCGCGGCGTTTTTGTGTGTTGAGCACGGCTGGATCGATGGCAATCAAGTGATTGCCAAGCTGCAATACCCAAGCGAGCTGCAAGTCGAGCTGGCCGATTATCACTTGCACCCAGCGCTGCTCGACTGCACATTCCAGCTGATTATTCAGCTATTGCAAGACGAAATGGCGGCGCTATCAGGCGTGGCATTTGTGCCGACCAAAATTGGCCGCATTGCTTTTGCCAGCAACGCCAATCCACCGGCTTTTGCCCAGCTCACCTTAATTCAACGTGCGCCGCATTCTTTAACCGCAGATTTCATTATTTGCGACGCGGCGGGTGATGTGATTGTTGCGATTAAAGAAGCGCGCTTTCGCAGCGTTCGGCTGCGGAAAACCCAACACGATGCACTGCATCTGCTGCACTATCGTGGCCAAGCCGCGCCTTTACCGGCACAGCAATTACCACAACTACCAGTGAGCGCACTGGCGGCTAGCTTGCAGCAACACGTTGCCAGCTTAAGCGAGCAAGCCGAGTTTAATCGCTATTTAAACGAAGTTGAGCCACTGCTCGACAGCCTTGCTAGCCATAGCAATATTGAGCTACTGGGCGAACTTGATACCACCAACAACTCAGAGCGCTATCTCAACTGCTTGGCGATTGCCGCCAAAGATCAGCTGATCGAGCGCCATGGCGAGCAATGGCAACGCAGCGCCAATTGCGACGACGGCATTAGCGCCAATGCCATTTGGCAAGTCTTGGTCAGCGAATACAGCGCGTATTTCCACAGCATTCATGCGATTGGTTTGGCCAAAATTCGCCATCAAGCCGATTTTGATCCGAGCGCAGCGCAGCCGCAACTGGCCGCCAGCGATTATCCAGCCCTGTGGCGCGCCGCTTTAGGTGGTCAGCGCCAACAAGCGCTAGCCAAACAGATCGCCGATTTACTCGCCGAGCACGCCGCAAAGCTCGATATTGGCCAACGCCTGAGTATTTTAGAAGTTGCCGCAGGCGCACCGATTTTTGCCCAAGAAGCCGCCAGCCAACTCGATTTAGCCCACTGCGACTATGGGTTTGCCACGCCATCGGATGACACTTTGGCCGAGCTCGCGCAATGGCGGCAGCAGCTGCCAGATTTACGCATCGAGAAAATCCCAGCCATCGATCAAATCGAGCGCACCGTGCCACTCGGCGTTGATCTAGCGATAGTGAGTCTGGATTTTAGTGATGTCAGCAGCGCCAAAGCCGCTATCGCTTACGCCAGCGCGCAATTGGCTCCGCAAGGCAAGCTCTTGCTGATCGGTCGTCATCGTTCGCAATGGCTGGATTTTGTTTGCGCCGATCTCGCTCAGCCACTGGAAAACCCAAGCGAATACTGGGCAAACCACCTCAGCCAGCAAGGGTATTGCTGTGCAGACGTCATTGAAGTTGCGCCTGATCGCTATACCGACTTGTTCTTCCAAATCGCCAGCATCGATCAAGCTGCGCCGATTGCAGTAGCTGCTAGCGCAAAAACGCCTTGCCTCGTGCTCATCGAGCCAACGCAAATCGACGATGCCGCGCATAAACTATGGCTAACTGAACTGCAACAACAACTGAGCGTGCAAGGCATTGATGCCGAGCTGCATCAGGCCAACAGCGATCAACCGCTCAATGCCGTTGTCAGCCAATTATTTAGCGCGCAACGCGGGCATATTATTGTTCACCCAGGGTATAGCCCTGCGAGCGACAGCTTAAGCGTGCTGGCGCAACAAACCCAACGCTGCGGGCAATTGGCGCAATTACTCAACGCCGTCGAGCAAAGCCAATGCGCTGCCGACTGCTGGATTATCACTCAAGGTGCCACCGATCTAACCCCAACAGCACCGGCGTTAGATCGCGCCGACAGTGCGCTGTGGGGTTTTGCCCGCACCTTGCTTAATGAAGCCAGCGATGCTGCGTTTCACTTAATCGACTTTGCCAGCAATAACCCGGCGATTCAGACCGCCGCATTGGCGCGAGAAATCACCGCGCACAGTCCCGAGCAAGAAGTCATTATCGACGCCAATGGCGCGCGCTTTGTGCCGCGCCTACAGTTAGTGCCAGCAGCGCATAGCGAAAAAACCGCCGCCAGCGACGGCGAAATCATCCAGCTTGGTTTTGAATTCCCCGGCCAATTACGCAATCTACGCTGGGCCACCACCACGCCTGCCCCGCTGGCTGCCGATCAAATCGACATCGACGTGGTGGCGACTGGGCTTAACTTTCGCGATGTGATGTATGCGCTGGGTTTACTCTCGGATGAAGCGGTCGAAAACGGTTTTGCTGGCCCGACCCTAGGGCTTGAATTTGCTGGCGTGGTGCGCCAAGTGGGCGCCGACGTGGTGGGTTATCAAGTTGGTGATGAAGTCGTCGGTTTTGGACCATCGAGCTTTGCCAATCGGGTGCGCACCCAGAGCAGCGCCATTGCTAAAATCCCCGCTGGCATTTCATTTGCTGCCGCAGCGACGATTCCTAGCGTGTTTTTCACCGTGTATTACGCGCTGCAGCATCTGGCGCGCTTAGAGCCGGGCGAAAAAATCTTAATTCATGGTGCTGCCGGTGGCGTGGGCATTGCCGCGATTCAATTGGCCAAGCACTTAGGCGCAGAAATTTACGCCACAGCCGGTTCGGACGAAAAACGCGCCTTCTTGCAGCAAATGGGTGTGCAGCATATTTATGATTCGCGCTCGCTGAGCTACGCCGATGAAATCTTGCGCGACACCGCTGATTTAGGCGTGGATGTGGTGCTCAATTCGCTGGCCGGTGAAGCGATTAATCGCAATTTCTCGGTACTCAAACCGTTTGGCCGCTTCTTGGAATTAGGCAAACGCGACTTTTACGAAAACAGCAAAATCGGCCTGCGGCCATTCCGTAATAACATCAGTTATTTCGGTATTGATGCCGACCAAATGATGCAAGTGCGTCCAGCGCTCACCCAGCGTTTGTTTACTGAAGTGATGGCGCTGTTTGGCGAGGGTGTATTGTCGCCATTGCCGTATCAAGTGTTTGACGCCGAGCAGATTGTCGACGCCTTCCGCCATATGCAGCAGGCCAAACAAATCGGCAAAATTGTCGTCACTTATTCGCACGGCCTGATGGCGCAGCATGCCGCGCCGCAGCCAGCCGCATTGCAACTCTCGGCAGAGGGCAGCTATTTAGTCACTGGCGGTTTAGCCGGATTTGGCCTTAAAACCGCGCAATGGTTAGCGGATAAAGGCGCTAAAAACCTGGTGTTAATAAGCCGCAGCGGCCCAAGCGCACCCGAAGCGCAAGCGGCGATTGCCGCGCTGCGTTTGCGCGGTGTGAAGGTGTTGCCACTGGCTTGCGACGTGACCCAATTGGCAGAACTGGCCCAAGTATTTGCCCACTTTGGCCAAACCATGCCGCCGCTCAAAGGCATTGTGCATGCTGCGGTAGTGATTGATGACGCGCTGATTCGCAATACCGAGCCGGCGCAAATCAATAAAGTGCTCGCTCCCAAAATGCTGGGCGCAGATTATTTGCATCAACTGAGCGCGCCGCTCGATTTAGATTTCTTTGTGCTGTATTCATCGGCAACGACGATTTTTGGTAATCCGGGCCAAGCGAGCTATGTCGCCGCCAATCATTATATGGAAGCGCTAGCGCAGCAACGCCGCGCCCAAGGCCTACCCGCCACCAGCGTTTGCTGGGGTGCGATTGACGACGTGGGCTTTTTGGCGCGTAACGAAAAAATCAAAGATGCGCTACAAAACCGCATGGGCGGCAAGGCGCTGAGCTCCGATCAAGCACTCAATTATTTAGAGCAAATGCTGATCGAGCAAAGCTCGGGCTTGAGCGTATTAGAGCTAGATTGGCCTGCTTTGGCGCGCTTTTTACCGAGCGCCAAAACGCCAAAATTTAGCGCCATCGCCCGCCGCATGCAAACATCCGAACAAAATGACGAATCAGGCGATATTCAAAGCCTGATCGATACGCTCAGCGATACTGAGCTGCACGCCACTTTTGTTAGCATGCTCAAGCAAGAAGTCGCGCAGATTTTGCGCGTGAATGCCGACAAAATCGACGCTAGCGGCTCTTTATACGACATCGGTTTAGATTCGCTGATGGGCGTTGAACTCGTCGTTGCGCTAGAAGAGCGTTTTGGTACTCGCCTGCCGGTGATGGCATTAAGCGAAAGCCCAACGATTAACAAACTCGCCGATCGCTTGATTTTGCAGCTCAAACACCACGATGCCGCCAACGACGACGCCACGCTGGCGCAAGTGCAGCATTTGTCGGCCGTACACGGCGCAAGTAGCGAAACCGATTCACACGCTTTAGCCAGCCAAATCAGCCAGCAAAGCACTACGCGGATTATTCAATGA